A window of the Halictus rubicundus isolate RS-2024b unplaced genomic scaffold, iyHalRubi1_principal scaffold0207, whole genome shotgun sequence genome harbors these coding sequences:
- the LOC143363987 gene encoding uncharacterized protein LOC143363987, with amino-acid sequence MLAWRNTAHTGYATPGVLDPQGSGIDYAGPIHVRTSRGRGKLTSKGYIAVFICLATRAVHLEAVSDGSTETFLAALRRPILPLSDDPEDPAALTPGHFLVGEPLLAIPEPSLEELSVSRLSRWQLVQQMQQHFWRRWSREYLNSLQPRGKWRRDQAWVKAGSLCLVKNEILPPTQWPLARVVHVHPGPDGSTRVVTLRTSTSQLLRPVHKLIPLLAPEIDETGHGNNLEAGLSA; translated from the exons ATGCTTGCATGGAGGAACACAGCTCACACTGGCTACGCTACGCCAGGAGTGCTGGATCCTCAAGG ATCAGGCATCGACTACGCAGGACCCATACACGTGCGAACCAGTCGGGGTCGTGGCAAGCTGACCTCGAAGGGATACATCGCGGTATTTATCTGTCTGGCCACCAGGGCTGTCCACCTGGAGGCTGTCTCGGATGGGTCCACCGAAACCTTCTTGGCAGCACTGCGGAG GCCAATACTACCGCTGTCCGATGACCCTGAGGATCCAGCAGCTCTAACTCCGGGACATTTCCTGGTCGGGGAACCGCTCCTCGCTATTCCTGAGCCCAGCCTCGAGGAATTGTCAGTCTCACGGTTATCTCGGTGGCAGTTGGTGCAGCAGATGCAGCAGCACTTTTGGAGGCGCTGGTCCCGGGAGTATCTGAATTCACTGCAACCGAGGGGCAAGTGGCGACGAGATCAAGCATGGGTCAAGGCCGGGTCCCTCTGCCTAGTAAAAAACGAAATACTGCCACCCACACAATGGCCACTAGCGCGCGTCGTCCACGTACACCCGGGGCCAGATGGCTCGACTCGCGTGGTCACGTTACGCACCTCCACTTCACAACTGCTGCGACCGGTGCACAAGCTCATCCCGCTCCTGGCTCCGGAAATCGATGAGACTGGCCACGGGAACAACCTCGAGGCTGGACTCTCGGCGTAA